A genomic window from Elaeis guineensis isolate ETL-2024a chromosome 3, EG11, whole genome shotgun sequence includes:
- the LOC105042006 gene encoding respiratory burst oxidase homolog protein E isoform X2 — translation MKTPSSGGSSSRRSGHRRIADFLAEDQDSGDELFSPATGGGMLPIFLNDQSELVEVMLELDEESMVVRSVTPTYGGAAAVADQDPAVSLSRSSSTASRIRRKFAWLKSPSPRRSPSPSPLPAKESAVAALAARDARRRQARLDRTRSGAQRALKGLRFISRTTGSVGAAELWRRVEERFASLAKDGLLSRDDFGECIGMVDSKEFAVGLFDALARRRRQTLERITKEELYDFWVQISDQSFDARLQIFFDIVDTNVDGRITRKEVQELIVLSASANKLSKLKEQAEEYAALIMEELDPENLGYIELEALLLQRDNYMNYSRPLSTASGAGWSQNITSGGLRGHRRSCGWRRMALAARLAVQENWRRAWVVALWVAAMAGLFVWKFVQYRRRAAFHVMGYCLTTAKGAAETLKLNMALVLLPVCRNTLTWLRSTRARLFVPFDDSITFHKMIATAIVIGMLLHAGNHLACDFPRVIGASPEKYRLVARDFGPVKPTYSGLLTGVEGVTGIGMVVLMAVSFTLATHRFRKNGGRLPFPLNRLTGFNAFWYSHHLLAVAYGLLVVHGYYMFLVHKWYQRTTWMYLSVPLLLYVGERVLRAFRSKAYSVKILKVSLLPGSVLTLTMSKPHGFRYRSGQYIFLQCPTISPFEWHPFSITSAPGDDYLSVHIRTSGDWTQELKRIFLENYFSPRSIGRATFNELGSVDQRSLPRLLVDGPYGAPAQDFRNYDVLLLVGLGIGATPFISILRDLLNNIKLAEELMDLAMETSRSEDSSNSFSFSTSSSSKKRPYRTTRAYFYWVTREPGSFEWFKGVMNDVAEMDKKGVIELHNYLTSVYEEGDARTTLLTMVQALNHAKHGVDIVSGTRVRTHFARPNWKEVFAKIASKHPGATVGVFYCGTPILAKELKRLSHELSQKTTTRFHFHKEYF, via the exons ATGAAGACACCGTCGTCCGGGGGGAGCAGCTCCCGGCGGTCCGGCCACCGCCGGATCGCCGACTTCCTCGCCGAGGATCAAGACTCCGGCGACGAGCTCTTCTCCCCAGCGACTGGCGGCGGAATGCTGCCGATCTTCCTCAACGACCAGAGCGAGCTGGTTGAAGTGATGCTGGAGCTGGACGAGGAGTCGATGGTGGTCCGGAGCGTCACACCGACATACGGCGGCGCTGCCGCCGTGGCCGATCAGGACCCCGCGGTGAGCCTGAGCCGGAGCTCGTCGACGGCGTCGCGGATCCGGCGGAAGTTCGCGTGGCTGAAGTCGCCATCGCCGCGGCGGTCGCCATCGCCGTCACCGTTgccggcgaaggagtcggccgtGGCCGCCCTAGCGGCGCGGGACGCGCGGCGGAGGCAGGCGCGGCTGGATCGGACGAGGTCTGGGGCGCAGCGGGCTCTGAAGGGGCTCCGGTTTATAAGCCGGACAACGGGGTCGGTCGGAGCGGCGGAGCTCTGGCGACGGGTGGAGGAGCGGTTCGCGTCGCTCGCCAAGGACGGTTTGCTCTCCCGTGACGACTTCGGGGAGTGTATag GGATGGTCGACTCAAAGGAGTTCGCCGTAGGGTTATTCGACGCGTTGGCGCGACGGCGGCGGCAAACTCTGGAGAGAATAACCAAGGAGGAATTGTACGATTTCTGGGTCCAGATATCTGATCAAAGCTTCGATGCCCGACTCCAAATCTTTTTCGACAT AGTGGACACCAACGTGGATGGAAGAATAACCAGAAAGGAAGTACAGGAG TTGATAGTTCTCAGCGCCTCGGCGAACAAACTGTCGAAGCTTAAGGAACAGGCGGAGGAGTACGCTGCGCTGATCATGGAGGAGCTGGATCCAGAAAACCTTGGGTACATCGAG CTGGAGGCGTTGCTGCTCCAGAGGGACAACTACATGAACTACAGCCGTCCGCTGAGCACGGCAAGCGGCGCCGGGTGGAGCCAGAACATCACCAGCGGGGGGCTGAGGGGCCACCGGAGGAGCTGCGGCTGGCGAAGAATGGCGTTGGCGGCGAGGCTGGCGGTGCAGGAGAACTGGCGGAGGGCGTGGGTGGTGGCGCTGTGGGTGGCAGCGATGGCGGGGCTATTCGTGTGGAAATTCGTGCAGTACCGGCGGCGGGCAGCGTTCCATGTGATGGGTTACTGCCTCACGACGGCGAAGGGGGCCGCGGAGACGCTCAAGCTCAATATGGCCCTCGTGCTTCTCCCCGTCTGCCGCAATACCCTCACCTGGCTCCGCTCCACTCGGGCCCGCCTCTTCGTTCCCTTCGACGACAGCATCACCTTCCACAAG ATGATCGCGACGGCAATAGTGATCGGGATGCTGCTGCACGCGGGGAACCATCTGGCGTGCGACTTCCCACGCGTGATCGGGGCTTCCCCGGAGAAGTACAGGCTGGTGGCACGTGACTTCGGGCCGGTGAAGCCCACGTACAGCGGCCTCCTGACCGGGGTGGAGGGCGTGACGGGTATCGGGATGGTGGTGCTTATGGCGGTGTCGTTCACGCTGGCGACCCACCGGTTCAGGAAGAACGGGGGGAGGCTGCCGTTCCCGCTGAACCGGCTGACCGGGTTCAACGCCTTCTGGTACTCCCACCACCTCCTCGCCGTCGCTTACGGCCTCCTCGTCGTCCACGGCTACTACATGTTCCTCGTCCACAAATGGTACCAGAGAACG ACATGGATGTACCTCTCAGTTCCCTTGCTGCTGTATGTAGGAGAGCGTGTTCTACGAGCCTTCCGTTCCAAGGCTTATTCTGTTAAGATTTTAAAG GTATCGTTACTGCCAGGAAGTGTCTTGACATTGACGATGTCAAAGCCACATGGATTTCGCTATAGAAGTGGGCAATACATATTCCTCCAATGTCCCACAATCTCCCCATTTGAATG GCACCCTTTTTCCATCACTTCAGCTCCTGGGGATGATTACCTCAGTGTCCACATCCGAACCAGTGGCGACTGGACGCAGGAGCTCAAGCGCATCTTCCTAGAGAACTACTTCTCACCACGTTCAATAGGAAGAGCCACATTTAACGAGTTAGGGTCAGTGGACCAAAGAAG CTTGCCAAGATTGCTAGTGGATGGCCCATATGGTGCCCCGGCACAGGACTTTCGGAACTATGATGTTCTACTTCTGGTGGGGCTTGGAATTGGAGCTACACCTTTCATAAGCATACTCAGAGACCTACTCAACAACATTAAACTTGCAGAGGAACTAATG GATTTAGCAATGGAGACTAGCAGATCAGAGGACAGCAGCAATAGCTTCAGCTTCTCTACATCCAGTAGCAGCAAGAAAAGACCATATAGGACTACCAGGGCCTATTTCTACTGGGTTACAAGAGAGCCAGGATCTTTTGAATGGTTCAAAGGCGTAATGAATGATGTTGCTGAAATGGATAAAAAG GGTGTGATTGAGTTGCATAACTATTTGACGAGTGTTTATGAGGAGGGTGATGCCAGGACAACTCTACTTACAATGGTGCAGGCCCTAAATCATGCTAAGCATGGTGTTGACATCGTCTCAGGAACCCGG GTGAGAACGCACTTTGCAAGGCCAAACTGGAAAGAAGTATTCGCTAAAATAGCTTCAAAGCATCCTGGTGCCACAGTAG
- the LOC105042006 gene encoding respiratory burst oxidase homolog protein E isoform X1 translates to MKTPSSGGSSSRRSGHRRIADFLAEDQDSGDELFSPATGGGMLPIFLNDQSELVEVMLELDEESMVVRSVTPTYGGAAAVADQDPAVSLSRSSSTASRIRRKFAWLKSPSPRRSPSPSPLPAKESAVAALAARDARRRQARLDRTRSGAQRALKGLRFISRTTGSVGAAELWRRVEERFASLAKDGLLSRDDFGECIGMVDSKEFAVGLFDALARRRRQTLERITKEELYDFWVQISDQSFDARLQIFFDIVDTNVDGRITRKEVQELIVLSASANKLSKLKEQAEEYAALIMEELDPENLGYIELWQLEALLLQRDNYMNYSRPLSTASGAGWSQNITSGGLRGHRRSCGWRRMALAARLAVQENWRRAWVVALWVAAMAGLFVWKFVQYRRRAAFHVMGYCLTTAKGAAETLKLNMALVLLPVCRNTLTWLRSTRARLFVPFDDSITFHKMIATAIVIGMLLHAGNHLACDFPRVIGASPEKYRLVARDFGPVKPTYSGLLTGVEGVTGIGMVVLMAVSFTLATHRFRKNGGRLPFPLNRLTGFNAFWYSHHLLAVAYGLLVVHGYYMFLVHKWYQRTTWMYLSVPLLLYVGERVLRAFRSKAYSVKILKVSLLPGSVLTLTMSKPHGFRYRSGQYIFLQCPTISPFEWHPFSITSAPGDDYLSVHIRTSGDWTQELKRIFLENYFSPRSIGRATFNELGSVDQRSLPRLLVDGPYGAPAQDFRNYDVLLLVGLGIGATPFISILRDLLNNIKLAEELMDLAMETSRSEDSSNSFSFSTSSSSKKRPYRTTRAYFYWVTREPGSFEWFKGVMNDVAEMDKKGVIELHNYLTSVYEEGDARTTLLTMVQALNHAKHGVDIVSGTRVRTHFARPNWKEVFAKIASKHPGATVGVFYCGTPILAKELKRLSHELSQKTTTRFHFHKEYF, encoded by the exons ATGAAGACACCGTCGTCCGGGGGGAGCAGCTCCCGGCGGTCCGGCCACCGCCGGATCGCCGACTTCCTCGCCGAGGATCAAGACTCCGGCGACGAGCTCTTCTCCCCAGCGACTGGCGGCGGAATGCTGCCGATCTTCCTCAACGACCAGAGCGAGCTGGTTGAAGTGATGCTGGAGCTGGACGAGGAGTCGATGGTGGTCCGGAGCGTCACACCGACATACGGCGGCGCTGCCGCCGTGGCCGATCAGGACCCCGCGGTGAGCCTGAGCCGGAGCTCGTCGACGGCGTCGCGGATCCGGCGGAAGTTCGCGTGGCTGAAGTCGCCATCGCCGCGGCGGTCGCCATCGCCGTCACCGTTgccggcgaaggagtcggccgtGGCCGCCCTAGCGGCGCGGGACGCGCGGCGGAGGCAGGCGCGGCTGGATCGGACGAGGTCTGGGGCGCAGCGGGCTCTGAAGGGGCTCCGGTTTATAAGCCGGACAACGGGGTCGGTCGGAGCGGCGGAGCTCTGGCGACGGGTGGAGGAGCGGTTCGCGTCGCTCGCCAAGGACGGTTTGCTCTCCCGTGACGACTTCGGGGAGTGTATag GGATGGTCGACTCAAAGGAGTTCGCCGTAGGGTTATTCGACGCGTTGGCGCGACGGCGGCGGCAAACTCTGGAGAGAATAACCAAGGAGGAATTGTACGATTTCTGGGTCCAGATATCTGATCAAAGCTTCGATGCCCGACTCCAAATCTTTTTCGACAT AGTGGACACCAACGTGGATGGAAGAATAACCAGAAAGGAAGTACAGGAG TTGATAGTTCTCAGCGCCTCGGCGAACAAACTGTCGAAGCTTAAGGAACAGGCGGAGGAGTACGCTGCGCTGATCATGGAGGAGCTGGATCCAGAAAACCTTGGGTACATCGAG CTATGGCAGCTGGAGGCGTTGCTGCTCCAGAGGGACAACTACATGAACTACAGCCGTCCGCTGAGCACGGCAAGCGGCGCCGGGTGGAGCCAGAACATCACCAGCGGGGGGCTGAGGGGCCACCGGAGGAGCTGCGGCTGGCGAAGAATGGCGTTGGCGGCGAGGCTGGCGGTGCAGGAGAACTGGCGGAGGGCGTGGGTGGTGGCGCTGTGGGTGGCAGCGATGGCGGGGCTATTCGTGTGGAAATTCGTGCAGTACCGGCGGCGGGCAGCGTTCCATGTGATGGGTTACTGCCTCACGACGGCGAAGGGGGCCGCGGAGACGCTCAAGCTCAATATGGCCCTCGTGCTTCTCCCCGTCTGCCGCAATACCCTCACCTGGCTCCGCTCCACTCGGGCCCGCCTCTTCGTTCCCTTCGACGACAGCATCACCTTCCACAAG ATGATCGCGACGGCAATAGTGATCGGGATGCTGCTGCACGCGGGGAACCATCTGGCGTGCGACTTCCCACGCGTGATCGGGGCTTCCCCGGAGAAGTACAGGCTGGTGGCACGTGACTTCGGGCCGGTGAAGCCCACGTACAGCGGCCTCCTGACCGGGGTGGAGGGCGTGACGGGTATCGGGATGGTGGTGCTTATGGCGGTGTCGTTCACGCTGGCGACCCACCGGTTCAGGAAGAACGGGGGGAGGCTGCCGTTCCCGCTGAACCGGCTGACCGGGTTCAACGCCTTCTGGTACTCCCACCACCTCCTCGCCGTCGCTTACGGCCTCCTCGTCGTCCACGGCTACTACATGTTCCTCGTCCACAAATGGTACCAGAGAACG ACATGGATGTACCTCTCAGTTCCCTTGCTGCTGTATGTAGGAGAGCGTGTTCTACGAGCCTTCCGTTCCAAGGCTTATTCTGTTAAGATTTTAAAG GTATCGTTACTGCCAGGAAGTGTCTTGACATTGACGATGTCAAAGCCACATGGATTTCGCTATAGAAGTGGGCAATACATATTCCTCCAATGTCCCACAATCTCCCCATTTGAATG GCACCCTTTTTCCATCACTTCAGCTCCTGGGGATGATTACCTCAGTGTCCACATCCGAACCAGTGGCGACTGGACGCAGGAGCTCAAGCGCATCTTCCTAGAGAACTACTTCTCACCACGTTCAATAGGAAGAGCCACATTTAACGAGTTAGGGTCAGTGGACCAAAGAAG CTTGCCAAGATTGCTAGTGGATGGCCCATATGGTGCCCCGGCACAGGACTTTCGGAACTATGATGTTCTACTTCTGGTGGGGCTTGGAATTGGAGCTACACCTTTCATAAGCATACTCAGAGACCTACTCAACAACATTAAACTTGCAGAGGAACTAATG GATTTAGCAATGGAGACTAGCAGATCAGAGGACAGCAGCAATAGCTTCAGCTTCTCTACATCCAGTAGCAGCAAGAAAAGACCATATAGGACTACCAGGGCCTATTTCTACTGGGTTACAAGAGAGCCAGGATCTTTTGAATGGTTCAAAGGCGTAATGAATGATGTTGCTGAAATGGATAAAAAG GGTGTGATTGAGTTGCATAACTATTTGACGAGTGTTTATGAGGAGGGTGATGCCAGGACAACTCTACTTACAATGGTGCAGGCCCTAAATCATGCTAAGCATGGTGTTGACATCGTCTCAGGAACCCGG GTGAGAACGCACTTTGCAAGGCCAAACTGGAAAGAAGTATTCGCTAAAATAGCTTCAAAGCATCCTGGTGCCACAGTAG